The genomic region CGCCGGTCGGCACCCGGGACCCAGTGGACCTGGCTCTTCTGAGCGCCGCCTCCCGTAAGGACGACCTGCGGCACTTCGAGCAGACCGCTTTCACGCCGCTGGAGCCGCAGCTCGCGCGAAGCATCGCGCGGGTGCGACGGGTGGGAGAGAAAGAGGAAGAGCTGATCGCCCGCGGCGAGGTCGACGCCATCCTCTATCTTTGCCGCGCCGACGAGGCGACCCGCTTCCGGGCGGAGTTGCAGGCCGAGATGAGGATGACCCGCGGCTACCGGGCGCTCGGCATCGCCAAGGCCAAGCCGGGTCCGGAGGGGGAGGAAAACTGGACCTTCATGGGGTACATTCCGATCCGGGCCACGCGGCATAAGAGTACCCGCAGCGAAGAGCCCGCGGACTTCAACTACGTCACCGTCTGGGACTGGCAGCTGCGCGTCCTGCACTGGCTTTCGGTCTTCCTGATCCTGGTGCTGTCGCTGACCGGCCTTTTGATGGGGAGCAGCCGTTTCATCTACGGCGTATCGCAAGGGTACTCCAACTACCTGAGCTGGCTCAGGCTCACCCACTTCGTCGCGGGATGGTTTCTTCTCTGCGCCGCCATCCTGCGCATAGCCGGGCTCTTTCTCGCCTCCAATCGCTTCCAGCGCTGGTACGCCCTCTTCCCGGTGAAAAAGCGCGACCTGAACAACCTGGTCCAGGTAGCAAAGAACT from Citrifermentans bremense harbors:
- a CDS encoding cytochrome b/b6 domain-containing protein, which gives rise to MKIFDIPEDELRIELADPAPFGGGKRSELMLLAALGAPVGTRDPVDLALLSAASRKDDLRHFEQTAFTPLEPQLARSIARVRRVGEKEEELIARGEVDAILYLCRADEATRFRAELQAEMRMTRGYRALGIAKAKPGPEGEENWTFMGYIPIRATRHKSTRSEEPADFNYVTVWDWQLRVLHWLSVFLILVLSLTGLLMGSSRFIYGVSQGYSNYLSWLRLTHFVAGWFLLCAAILRIAGLFLASNRFQRWYALFPVKKRDLNNLVQVAKNYLFCRFERPPHYIGHNPLQQIAYTAIFGVGLAALFTGFALYALYAPDHWLLRYFVWFDDLIGVQYLRLVHQLIMWIFLAFIPIHVYLSIRADTVEREGALSSIVSGGRWCRKGTKFEDA